The following nucleotide sequence is from Synechococcus sp. CBW1004.
GCTGCGCCTACAGCGACGACGGCCTCGCCAACACCCGCACTACCCTCACCCTGGCGCCGGTGCGCTGGCTGATGTGGAACATGCCGTTCCACGCCGAGCACCACCTCTATCCGTCGCTGCCGTTTCACGCCCTGCCAGCGGCCCACACCTGGATCGGGCCGCGCCTGCAGCATCTCGATCGGGGCTACCTGGCGGTGCACCGCGACCTGCTGGGTCGCCTGGCCAGCCTCGGCCAGCCGGCATGAGCGTCCCGGCCACCGAGCTGTTCGAGCTCGGCGATGTCCCGCTGTGCTGCGGCCACACCATCCCCGCGGCGCGCCTCGGCTTCCTGCAGATCGGCACCCTCAACGCCGACCGCTCCAACCTGGTGCTGGTGCCCACCTCCTATGGCGCCCGCCCTGAGGATCTGGCCTGGCTGGCCGGGCCTGTGCTCGACCCGGAGCGCTGGTGCATCGTCATCGCCGGCATGTTCGGCAACGGCGTCTCCAGCAGCCCCAGCCATGGGGGGATGGGTCTGGCCGAGCAGGGCTGGGTGCTGCACCACGCCGACAACGTCGCCGCCCAGCTGCGCCTCCTGCAGGAGCGTTTCGGCGTCAGCCGCCTGCCCCTGATCTACGGCTGGTCGATGGGCGCGCAGCAGGCCTACCAGTGGGCCGTTCGCCAGCCCGACTGGGTGGAGCGGATCTGCTGTGTGTGCGGCACGGCGCGCACCTCCCCCCACAACCGCCTGTTCCTGCTCAGCCTGCGCCAGGCGCTCACCGCCGACCCGCACTGGACCGGCAGCGGCTTCCGTGGGGTGCCCGAGCAGGGCCTGCGCACCTACGCCCTCATCTACGCCAGCTGGGCGGCCAGCCAGCCCTGGTTCCGCAGCCTCGAGGAGCCGGTGGAGCAGCACGTCGAGGAGCGCTGGCTGCCGCTCTACCGCCGCCACGACCCGCGCGATCTGATCGCGATGCTCGACACCTGGCTCGCCCATGACGTCGCCGATGGTGGCGACCTGAACCAGGTGCTGAAGGGACTCCAGGCTCGCGCGGCCGTGGTGGCCTGCGACCGGGACCTCTATTTCACCGTCGAGGACATGGCTGCGGAGGCGGCGGCGCTCCCCGACGCCGACTTCCACGTCCTGCGCTCGACCCTCGGCCATCGCGCCGGCAACCCCCACAGCAGCCCTCCCGAGCAGCAGTGGCTGCGCCAGATCGTCGAGCAGCTGCTCGACGGCTGAGGGGCATCGGCCCTTCCGCTTCCACTCCCCCTTCACCCGCGCTCCTCGCCCTACCGCCATGACCGACCTCGCCAGCCTGGCCCGTGAGCAGGAGCTGCGCTTCCTGCTCGTCTCCTTCACCGACCTGTTCGGCACCCAGCGGGCCAAGCTCGTGCCCGCCTCGGCGATCGCCGCCATGGCCGAGGGTGGCGCCGGCTTCGCCGGTTTCGCCGCCTGGCTTGATCTGAGCCCCGCCGATGGCGACGTGATGGCGATCCCCGATCCGGCCAGCCTGATGCGCCTGCCCTGGCAGGGCGACGTGGGCTGGGTCGCCGCCGAGCTGACGCTGAACGGTGAACCGATGGCGCAGTGCCCGCGACGCTTGCTGCGCCGCCAGCAGCTGCGGGCCGCCGAGCTGGGGTATCAGCTGCGCAGCGGCGTCGAGGCGGAGTTCTTCCTGCTGCAGAGCGACGGCACCGCCATCGCCGATCCGGCCGACACCCAGGAGAAGCCCTGCTACGACCAGCTGGCCCTGATGCGCCGCTATCCGCTGATCGCCGAGCTGCTGAGCGGCATGGAGCAGCTGGGCTGGGGCCCCTATCAGGCTGATCACGAGGATGCCAACGGCCAGTTCGAGTTGAACTGGACCTACGCCGATGCCCTCACCACCGCCGATCGCCATGCCTTCTTCAAGGTGATGGTGAAGTCGCTGGCGGAGGCGCAGGGCCTGCGGGCCAGTTTCATGCCCAAGCCGTTCAGCCAGCTCACCGGTAATGGCTGCCACACGCACCTGTCGCTGTGGGATGGCGCGGGCCGCAACGCCTTCCACGACCCCGGCGGTGAGCTGGGCCTTTCGGCCGTGGCCTATCACTTCCTCGGCGGCCTGATCGCCCATGCGCCGGCCCTGTGCTGCCTCACCAATCCGACGGTGAACAGCTACCGCCGCCTGGCGGCGCCCCCCACCACCTCGGGCGCCACCTGGAGCCCGGCGGGCGTGAGCTACACAGGCAACAACCGCACCCACATGGTGCGCATCCCCGATGACCAGCGCCTGGAGCTGCGTCTGCCGGATGGCTCGGCCCATCCCTATCTGCTCCAGGCGGCCGTGCTGGCGGCCGGGCTCGATGGCGTGCAGCGCCGGCTCGATCCCGGTCCCCGCCATGACAACGACAACGCCGCCGAGCCGCTGGCTGCCGCCAGCTGCGCGCCCCTGCCGGCCTCACTCGGGGAGGCGCTGGAGGCCTTCGCGGCCGATGCGGTGCTGCGCGAGGCCCTGGGCGAGGAGTTCTGCCGGGCCTATGAGCGTCTGCGCCGGCGCCAGTGGAACGCCCACCGCAGCGAAGTGACCGACTGGGAGCGCCGCACCGGGCTGGATGGCTGAGGGGCAGGACCGATCGGGCGGCATGGTGTGCGGCGGCTTCAGCGCTGCAGCCGCTGCTTGAGGGTCTCCAGCTCCTGCTGGGCCTCGAACGCCGCCCAGGCTTCCCCCAGATCGCCGTCCGTGCCGTTCGTCGCCCCCCCGGCCCCGGCTCCTTCAGCCTGTGCCTGTCTGTCAGCCGTTGCGCTGGGACCGGTCGCCTGGTTGGCGCCCTGTTTCTGCCGGCTCAGCTCGCTGAGCTCCCACTCCACGGCGCTGAAGCGCTGACCCAGCTCCGCCAGGCCCTGCCAGCGCTGGCGCCCCTGCTCCATCAGGCCGGCCACGTGGGCCTCGGCCCGGACCGCCAGATCGTCGGCGCCGGCGCTGCGGGCCCGCGCCACCCGCTCCTGCCAGCTGCGGATCTCGCTGGCCAGCTGCAGCAGCGCCGCACGCGAACGCTCCGCCTCCTCCTGCAGCTGCAGGCGCTGGCGCCGCAGCCGCTCCTGGCGATCCCGACGCTCCTGCTCCGCCAGCAGCGCCTCCTGGGCCGGATTGGTGCGCAGGAAGTCCTGCAGCTGGCTGTCGAGTCGTGCCTCCAGGTCGTCGATCCAGCTCATGGGGCCGTGGCGGCGCTGTCGTCGTCGCTGATCTCGCTGCCGGCGGCGGCGCTGCTGGCAGTGGCGCTGCCCGCCGGGCGGGTGATCAGCGGTGCCTCGATCTCCTGCTGCAGCGGCGTGATCGCCGCCTCGCGCGAGCGCAGCAGCAGCTGGGTGAGCCTGGCGATCGCCCCGTCGCCCAGGTCCTGCTCGCTGATGCGATCGAAGGCGTTTCGGTACAGCTCCTCGAGCTCGCCGATCAGCTCCTCGCGCAGCGAGCGCATCGCCTGCCGCTGGTCCTCTCTGCTCATCGGTGCGGGTGCGGCGCTGCAGCGCCGAGGGCTCAGCCCCGAGTCTGCCTGGGCTGTCTCGCAGACGCCGCTACACGCTGGTTCAGCCGGGCTCCAGCAGATGCAGGGACAGGTCGCCGGCCGGATCGCTCCAGCGGTCCGCGCCACGCCAGCCGGCCCGGCCGGCCAGCTGCAGAAAGGCCTCGGGGCTGTATTTGACGCTGTATTCGGTGATCAGCGGTTCGCCGGCGGCGAAGTGCCAGTCGCGACCCGCCAGCTGCACCGTCTGCTGCTGCCGGCTCACCAGTGCCATGGCGATGCGGCTGTGCTCGCTCTGCCAGCGCGCCTCGTAGTGGAAGCGCTCGGGCACGAAATCGCCTGCCAGGTCGCGGTTGAGGCGTTGCAGCAGGTTGAAGGCGAAGGCCGCCGACACCCCGGCGCGGTCGTCGTAGGCGGCCTCCAGCCGCTCCACTGCCTTGGGCTGATCGATGCCGATCAGCAGCCGGCTGTCCTCCCCCAGCAGCAGCCGGAGGCGGCGCAGCAGCGCTTCGGCTTCGGCGGGGTCGAAATTGCCGATCGAGCTTCCTGGATAGAAGCCGAGCCTCCGACCCGCGTCCAGCCAGGGATGGGCCGGCAGCTGCTCGAGCAGGCTGTAGTCGCAGCAGATCGCCAGCATCGGCACCTCCGGATGGCGCTCCTGAAGGGCCTGGCAGGCGCTGTGCACGTGCTCGGCGCTGATGTCGAGCGCCACATAGGCCTGTGGCCTGAGGGCCTGCAGCAGCGGCGACACCTTGCGGGCACTGCCGGCACCGAACTCCACCAGCACCCCCGGCCCCAGCGCCCTGGCCAACGCTCCGGCCTGGCGCTCCAGCAGGGCTGTTTCGGTGCGGGTGAGGCTGTATTCCGGCTGCTCGCAGATGGCATCGAACAGGCGCGAGCCCTCGGCGTCGTACAGCAGCCAGGCCGGCAGCTGGCGCGGGGTGCGCTTCATGCCCCGCGTCACCAGATCGGCAATGTCCGCCGGGGGCGGGTGCAGATCGATCAGCTGCAGCCGCGTCGCACCTGGAGGAAGCGCCATCAGCGCGCCAGCCTCAGGCCCGCCGCCATCCAGCGGCTCGCAGGCGGATAGAAGTTGCGGTAGGGCAGTCGTGCGTGCCCGTCCGGCGTCAGGAAGCAGCTGCCGCGCAGCACGAACTGGGAGGTCATGAACTTGCCGTTGTACTCGCCCACCGCCCCCGGCGCTGGCCGGAAGCCCGGGTAGGGCCGGTAGGGGCTGGCGGTCCACTGCCAGAGCAGACCGAAGGCCTCCGGCAGGGTGCCGCCGGCCGCGGCGTGCTCCCATTCGGCCTCGCTGGGCAGCCGCGCCCCGGCCCAGCGGGCGAAGGCGTCAGCCTCGAACCAGCTCAGATGCCGCACCGGTGCCTCCGGATCGCGCCGCTGCAGCCCGGCCAGGGTGAATTCCTCATCGCCGCGCCAGTAGCGGGGGGTCTGCCAGCCGCGCTGCTGCACGACGGCCCAGCCCTCGCTCATCCACAGCTCCGGCCGGTGGTAACCGTCATCGGCGATGAACGCTTCGAATTCGCTGTTGCGCACCAGCGTGGAGGCCAGCGCGAACGGCTCCAGCCACTGGCGATGGCGCGGCGCCTCGTTGTCGAAGTGGAAGCTGCCGCTGGCGGCGTCCATCGCGGCCGTCTGGGGGCAGGGATGGCCGATCTCCACCAGCCCTCCCTCGAAGCGGAGCCAGGTGCGCGGAATCGCGGTGTCGCGCCGGCAGCGCTCACGCCACAGCGTCTCCGGTCCCTGATCGTCCTGGCGGTAGGCCGGCGCCAGTGGTTGCCGGGCGAAGCCGTCGAGCAGATCCATCAGCAGCAGCTCCTGATGCTGCTGCTCGTGCTGCAGGCCCAGCTCCAGCAGTGGCGCCAGCTCCCGGATCAGAGGCTCGTCACCGCTGCGTTCCAGGCTGTCGAGCAGGGCCTCGAGGGCGCGATCCACCCCCCGGCGCCAGCGCAGCACCGCGGCGATCGGCGGCCGCGTCAGCAGACCCCGCTGCGGCCGGGGCTGGCGGCAGCCCACCGCCTCGTAATAGGAGTTGAACAGGTAGCCCCAGCGCGGATCGGGCGGCTGCCAATCGTGTCCCTGGCCGGCCGGCAGCTTCGCCGCGTGGGGCTCCAGCACGAAGGTGCTGAAGAACCAGGTCGTGTGTCCGAGGTGCCATTTGGGCGGGCTGGCGTCGGCCATGCCCTGCAGGCAGAGATCCTCCGGCTCCAGCGATGCGACCAGGGCCTCACTGGCGGCACGCACCTGCAGCAGCCGGTCCGCCAGGGCGCCGAGGCCTGCCCCGCGTGCGGCGATCGCAGGTGGCGGAGCGCCCATCAACCGTGGCCTGACTGGAGCGACCCTAGGGATGTTCCCTACGATCCGCCAACCACGACGACCGGACAGGCCAGGACATGAGCGGCATCTGCGCAGGCTTCACCGATGCCGTCGGCCACACGCCCCTCATTCGCCTGCGGGCGCTCAGCGACCTCACCGGCTGCGAGATCCTCGGCAAGGCCGAGTTCATGAACCCCGGCGGCTCGGTCAAGGACCGGGCGGCCCTGGGGATCCTGCTGGAGGCGGAGGCCGCCGGCGCGCTGCGCCCCGGCGGCACCGTGGTGGAGGGCACCGCCGGCAACACCGGTATCGGTCTGGCGCATCTGTGCAATGCCCGCGGCTACCGCTGCCTGATCGTCATCCCCGAAACCCAGTCGGCCGAGAAGATCGGCCTGTTGCGCAGCCTCGGTGCCGAGGTGCGCACGGTGCCGGCCGTGCCCTACGCCGATCCCAACAACTACGTCAGGCTCTCCGGCCGCATCGCCGAGGAGACACCCGGCGCGGTGTGGGCCAACCAGTTCGACAACCTCGCCAACCGCCGCGCCCACTTCAACAGCACCGGTCCCGAGATCTGGGAGCAGTGCGAGGGCAAGGTGGATGCCTGGGTGGCGGCCACGGGCACCGGCGGCACCTATGCCGGTGTGGCTCTGTTTCTCAAGGAGCGCAGTGAGACGGTGCGCTGCGTGCTCGCCGATCCCCACGGCAGTGCCCTCTACAACTGGGCCACCCGCGGTGAGCTGCGCAGCGAGGGCAGCTCGATCACGGAGGGCATCGGCAACAGCCGCGTCACCGCCAACCTGGCCGATGCCCCGATCGATGACGCCGTGCGCATCGACGATCAGAGCGCCCTGGAGACGATCTATCAGCTGCTCTGGAAGGAGGGCCTGTTCCTGGGGGGGTCGGTGGGAATCAACGTGGCGGCGGCGGTGGAGACGGCCCGCCGGCTGGGCCCTGGCCACCGCATCGTCACCGTGCTCTGCGACGGCGGTGATCGCTATCGCTCCCGCCTCTACGACGGCGGCTGGCTGGCGGGCCGCGGCCTGCGCCAGCCCCAGCGGAGTGCTGGGGAGCCGGCCTGATGACGGATTCCATGGTTCCCGGCCGGCTGATCGGTGAGCGCTACCGCCTGGAGCGCCAGCTGAGCGCCGGCGATGACATGGGCGTCGCCGCTTCGGCGCAGGGCACTCTCTGGCTGGCGCGCGACCAGCTGGCGGCCGAGGCCCCCTGTGCTCTTCGCCGGATTGCGGTGGACCATCAGCCGCGCGCCCGGGAGATCTGGGCCCGGCTGCAGGGGGTCCTGCATCCGCAGGTGCCCCGGCTCGGACCGGCCCTCACTGAAGGGGAGGAGCTCTGGCTGGTGCGCGAATGGCAGGCCGGCCGCAGCTATGGCCAGATGCTGGCTGCCCGGGCCGAGCGCCAGATGGTGTTCGGGGCCGGAGAGGTGCTGCTGCTGCTGCGTCAGCTGCTGCCCGTGCTCGCGGCCCTGCATAGCCAGGACCTGCTGCACGGCGATCTCAGCCCAGACAATCTGCTGCGCCGCGACAGCGACGGCCTGCCCGTGCTGCTCGATTTCGGTCTGGTGCGCGGCACGGCGGCCACGGCGGGCGACGGCGTCGAACCGCTCGGAGCCACCCCCGGCTATGCCCCGCCCGAGCTGTTGCAGGGTGAGCCGGCGGAGCCCTGGATGGATCTCCATGCGCTGGGGGTGGTGGCCCTGGTGCTGCTCAGCGGCGACCCGCCGGCGGAGCTGCTCGATCCGGTGACCCTCCAGTGGCGCTGGCCCGTGGCGCTCGAGCAGGAGCCGGCCCTTCGCGAACAGCTGCAGCGTCTGCTCGAGCGCGATCCCTCCAGCCGTTTCGCCTCCGCGGCCCAGGCGCTGCAGGCCCTGCAGGCGCTGGAGGTGCCCGAGAGCACCGGCCCGGTGCCCCGGGCGGATCGCACCGTGATGTTGGTGCCGCCTGAGGCGCCCCCGCTGGAGCTGCCCTCCCCCTCGCCAGCTCCACCGTCGCCGCCGTCCGTGCCGGAGCCCGATGGCGACCAGGATCCGGAGACGGGCGATGGCCTCGTCGCCGAGTCGCAGGATCGTGATCCACAGCCCGGGGAACGCCGCTCCGCTCAGGCCGCTGACTCCGAGGCGGCGGCTTCGCTGTCTGCTTCGGGTGTCGTCGCGTTGCCCCAGCCGGTGGCGCCGCGGCCGCGCAGCCGCGATGACGAGCGGGAGGCGGCGGCGGAGGGAGGGCTCTGGCCCGTGCTGGTGGCCCTGGTGTTCTCGGCTGTGGTGGGCACGGCGATCGGCTGGTGGTGGCTGGGTGGCGGTCGGGTCGCGGGTCCGCGGGTCGAGCCCACCAGTGAGCAGCCCGCCACCCTGCCCCCCGGCGAGGTGGACCAGCGTCAGCAGCTGCTCGATCGCCTGCGTGCCCTGCAGGTGGACCGCGGCTGGTTCCTGAGACTGGTGGATGCCAGCCTGCTGGCCCAGTACCCCGAACGCCGCGGCCGGTCGCCGGACGACAGCCTTGAGGATGCGCCGCTGCGCCGGGTCTGGAATGAACTCGCCGAGGACTGGCTGGCGCGGGTCCAGCAGCTGCCCCTGTCGCTGCGCCAACGCCTCGGCAGCCTCCAGGACGCCGACTGGAAGCGGCGTCAGGAGGGCCTGCTGCGGCAGGGGATCGCCGAGCCCGTGCTGCGCCGTCTGGTGTCGGCCAGCGTCCGCGGTCTGTTGCCCGGCCGCTCCGGCGAGACCATGCCGGATGAGCCGTTCCGACAGCTCTGGTATGCGGCCGCCGATCAGGTGCTGGAGAACCTGCGCATCGAACCGATCGAGGCCAGCTCTGCCACCACCCAGGTCCTTTCCGCCGAGGTGCCCGCCGGAGGCGCCCGTCTGTTCGTGATCCGGTTGCCGGCGAACCATGGCCTGGCCCTGGGCGTCAACGGCACGCCACTGCTGCAGATGAGCCTCTACGCCGCCGATGGTGCTTCCCTGGAGGCCAGCGGACCGCTGCGGGTGGTGAGCATCCCAGCCGGCAAGGCCGCTTCGCCCGTGCAGCTGATCGTCAGCAACGACGGCGTGGCCTCGGCCCCGATCAGTCTGTCGCTGCGGGCTGATCCGCCGCCTGCGCCGGTGCCCCCGGCCGCCGTTCCGCCCACCCTGCCGGAGACCCAGCCATCCCAGCCGGGGAGCCCGGATTCGCCGCCGGGCGGTGAGGGCGCGCCGGCACCGGATGATTCCGCTCCCGCGGCACCGGCCGAGGAGCAGAGCGGCACGCAGGAGAACCCCTGAAGGCCCGGCGCTTCAGCCGAATGCGGCACCAGGCGCCTCCCCCCTGCAGCTCAGACCGCGCCTGGGCAGGCAGAGGCCGTCGATGGCGGTACGGCTTGGCAGCCTCCGGCCTCCGAGCGCGGGCGTGCAGGGCTGAGCCCGGGCATGTCGCTGCCCGCTCAGTAGCGAGCGATCGCGGCGCGGGCTTCCTTCGCCTCGGTCTTGCGCTTCTCCTCGTGGCGCTTGTCGTGCAGCTTGCGGCCCTTGCCCAGGCCCAGGGTCACCTTGATCCAGGAGCCCTTGAGATGCACGTTGAGGGGGATCAGGGTGAGGCCCTTCTGCTCGAGGGCGACGCGCAGCTTGTCGATCTCCTTGCGGTGGGCGAGCAATCTGCGCACCCGCAGCGGCTCGTGATTGAAGAAGCGACCGGCGTGGCTGTGGGGCGAGATGTGCACGTTGTGCAGCTGCAGCTCGCCATTGCGGATCAGGCAGAAGCCGTCGCGCAGGTTGCACTGGCCGGCCCGGATCGACTTCACCTCCGTGCCCAGCAGCTCGATGCCGCATTCGAGCGTCTCGAGGATCTCGTACTGATGGCGCGCGAAGCGGTTGTCCGCCAGCAGGCGGTGGGCCGGGTCCTGCGCCTTGCCGCCGCCACCCCTGCGGCCCGGTCCCTTCGCCATCGCCTGCCTGTGCTCCGCTGCGTCCCCCGACCCTAGTGGTCACGGATCGGCCGCACCCCCGCCCGGGCCGCGGTGCGGCTGGGCAGTCCCGGTACCCTGCTGGCCATGGCGATCGTCTCCTCCCAGCCGGGTTCCGTGCCGTCGCGCCGCCGCGGCGCTGTCGGTCGCGGCTCTGCAGGGCCACCGCCACCGGGCCGCGATCCGCTCCTCGATCCCCGCGTCGGCGAGGCGTTGGACCCACCGGATGGTCCGGCTGCCTTGCTCCCTGATGGGACCGCCGAGGCGATGGCAGACCTGCCGGCCGGTCAGCGGGAGGACGCCCCCCGCGAGGACAGCCCCCGCGAAGACACCCTCCGTCCCCGCCGCCTCGACGATTACATCGGCCAGAGCGAGCTCAAGCAGGTGCTGGCGATCGCGGTGGAGGCCACCCGTGGCCGCGGCGAGGCGCTTGACCACGTGCTGCTGCATGGCCCGCCGGGCCTGGGCAAGACGACGATGGCCCTCGTGCTGGCCGAGGAGCTGGGGGTGCGCTGCCGCATCACCAGTGCCCCCGCCCTTGAGCGCCCGCGCGACATCGTCGGTCTGCTGGTGAACCTGCAGCCCCGCGAGGTGCTGTTCATCGATGAGATCCACCGCCTCAACCGGGTGGCCGAGGAGCTGCTCTATCCGGCGATGGAAGACTTCCGCCTCGATCTCACCGTCGGCAAGGGCACCACGGCCCGTACCCGCACGCTGCCGCTGCCGCCCTTCACGCTGGTGGGCGCCACCACCCGCGCCGGATCGCTCAGCTCGCCGCTGCGCGATCGGTTCGGGCTGGTGCAGCGGCTGGAGTTCTACGGCCTCGACGACCTGCGGGCGATCGTCGAGCGGGCCGCCGGCCTGTTGCAGCTGCCGCTGGAGCCCGGTGCGGCGCTTGAGGTGGCGCGCCGCTGCCGGGGCACTCCGCGCATCGCCAACCGGTTGCTGCGCCGCGTCCGCGACGTGGCGGCGGTGCGGGGTCACGCGCGCATTCCGGCGGCGCTGGTGGAGGAGGCCCTGCAGTTGCATCGCGTCGACGGCCGCGGTCTCGATGCCTGCGACCGGCGCCTGCTCAACCTGCTTGCCCGGGCCCATGGCGGCGGTCCGGTGGGTCTGGAGACCCTGGCGGCGGGGCTGGGGGAGGACCCCACCACCCTCGAGACCGTGATCGAGCCCTTTCTGCTGCAGCTGGGCTTCCTGCAGCGCACGCCGCGGGGACGGGTGCTCACCGACGCCGGTCGCGCCCACCTCGAGAGCGGGGGCGGCCCTGAGGCGCTGGGTGCCGCATGAGCGCTCACGCCGGGGTGCCGCTCTCCGTAGCGTTTCCGTCTCTGAGAGCGCCCGGATTGGTCTGCCTCCCGCGTGTCATCCCTGTCGCAGGCAGCCATTTCGGGCCCCTCGTGCAGCGTTCCATCCCGTGACTCGCCGGCAGCCCTGGCTCCATTCCCTGCCCACGGGGCCTCGGCGCCATGCCGGGCTGAGTCCCCTGTTTCGCAGGGTGGTTGTCGTGCTGGGGCTGATCGGGTTGCTGTTCGGCGGCCTCGGTGCCTTTCCGCCGACCGCGCTGGCGCTCCCTGTCGCCCGCCCATCGCTGGCCCTGGGGGTAGAGCGATCGCTGCCGCTCATCGCTGCAGCCGTGACTCCCGGAGGACAGGAAGGTGTGCCTGTCTCCCCGGGCGGCGCTTCGCCGTCCGTGCCTGCTCTGTTCGAGCGGGCCCTGGCCGACAGCCGCGACGGCCGCTTCGCCGAAGCCCTGCCCCTGTGGGATCAGGTGCTGGAGATCGCCCCCGACGATGCACCGGCCTGGAGCAACCGCGGCAACGTGCGCCTGGCCCTGGGGGATCCCGAAGGAGCGATCGCTGATCAGGAGCGGGCGATGACGCTGGATCCCGCCAATCCCGATCCCCATCTCAACCGCGGCACCGCCGAGGAGGCGCTGGGCCGCTGGCAGGACGCGGCGGCGGACTACGACTGGATTCTGGAGCGCGATCCCGCCGACGCCTCCGCTCTGTACAACCTGGGTAATGTGCGGGGCTCCCTGGGCGACTGGCAGGCGGCCCGCACCAGCTTCGAGGCGGCAGCCGCCGCCCGGCCGGGCTTTGCGATGGCCCGCTCCAGTGCCGCCCTGGCAGCGTTTCAGCTGGGCGATCTCGAGGAGGCG
It contains:
- a CDS encoding tetratricopeptide repeat protein, yielding MPVSPGGASPSVPALFERALADSRDGRFAEALPLWDQVLEIAPDDAPAWSNRGNVRLALGDPEGAIADQERAMTLDPANPDPHLNRGTAEEALGRWQDAAADYDWILERDPADASALYNLGNVRGSLGDWQAARTSFEAAAAARPGFAMARSSAALAAFQLGDLEEAERELRSLIRRYPLFADARAGLTALLWQRGASGEAESHWAAAAGLDPRYRQEEWLLQIRRWPPRPVAALEQFLHLDS